The Camelina sativa cultivar DH55 chromosome 14, Cs, whole genome shotgun sequence genome includes a window with the following:
- the LOC104741649 gene encoding homeobox-leucine zipper protein ATHB-9: MMAHSMDDRDSPDKGFDSGKYVRYTPEQVEALERVYAECPKPSSLRRQQLIRECPILCNIEPRQIKVWFQNRRCREKQRKESARLQTVNRKLSAMNKLLMEENDRLQKQVSHLVYENGFMKHRIHTASGTTTDNSCESVVVSGQQRQQQNPTHQHPQRDANNPANLLSIAEETLAEFLSKATGTAVDWVQMIGMKPGPDSIGIVAVSRNCSGIAARACGLVSLEPMKVAEILKDRPSWFRDCRCVETLNVIPTGSGGTIELVNTQIYAPTTLAAARDFWTLRYSTSLEDGSYVVCERSLTSATGGPNGPLSSSFVRAKMLSSGFLIRPCDGGGSIIHIVDHVDLDVSSVPEVLRPLYESSKILAQKMTVAALRHVRQIAQETSGEVQYSGGRQPAVLRTFSQRLCRGFNDAVNGFADDGWSPMSSDGAEDITIMINSSSAKFAGSQYGSSFLPSFGSGVLCAKASMLLQNVPPLVLIRFLREHRAEWADYGVDAYSAASLRATPFAVPCVRTGGFPSNQVILPLAQTLEHEEFIEVVRLGGHAYSPEDMGLSRDMYLLQLCSGVDENVVGGCAQLVFAPIDESFADDAPLLPSGFRVIPLEQKVNPNDHQSASRTRDLASSLDGSTKTDSETNSRLVLTIAFQFTYDNHSRDNVATMARQYVRNVVGSIQRVALAITPRPGSMQFPTSPEALTLVRWITRSYSAHTGADLFGTDSQSCGGDTLLKQLWNHSDAILCCSLKTNASPVFTFANQAGLDMLETTLVALQDIMLDKTLDDSGRKALCSEFAKIMQQGYANLPAGICVSSMGRPVSYEQATVWKVVDDNESNHCLAFILVNWSFV; the protein is encoded by the exons ATGATGGCTCACTCCATGGACGATAGAGACTCTCCTGACAAAGGTTTTGATTCCGGCAAGTACGTTAGGTACACGCCGGAGCAAGTTGAAGCTCTTGAGAGAGTTTATGCTGAGTGTCCTAAACCTAGCTCTCTTCGAAGACAACAGCTTATTCGTGAATGTCCCATCCTCTGTAACATCGAGCCTCGACAGATCAAAGTTTGGTTCCAGAATCGAAG ATGTCGAGAGAAGCAGAGGAAAGAGTCAGCTCGTCTTCAGACAGTGAACAGGAAGCTGAGTGCTATGAACAAGCTTTTGATGGAAGAGAATGACCGTTTGCAGAAGCAAGTCTCCCACTTGGTTTATGAGAATGGATTCATGAAACATCGTATCCACACT GCTTCTGGGACGACCACAGACAACAGCTGTGAGTCTGTGGTCGTGAGTGGTCAGCAACGTCAGCAGCAAAACCCAACACATCAGCATCCACAGCGTGATGCTAACAACCCAGCTAA TCTTCTCTCGATTGCGGAGGAGACCTTGGCAGAGTTCCTTAGCAAGGCTACAGGAACTGCTGTCGACTGGGTCCAGATGATTGGGATGAAG CCTGGTCCGGATTCTATTGGCATCGTAGCTGTTTCACGCAACTGCAGTGGAATAGCAGCACGTGCCTGTGGCCTCGTGAGTTTAGAACCCATGAAG GTCGCTGAAATCCTCAAAGATCGTCCATCATGGTTCCGTGACTGTCGATGTGTCGAGACTCTGAATGTTATACCCACTGGAAGCGGTGGTACTATCGAACTTGTCAACACTCAG ATCTATGCTCCTACAACATTAGCAGCAGCTCGTGACTTTTGGACGCTGAGATATAGTACAAGTCTAGAAGATGGAAGCTATGTG GTTTGTGAGAGGTCACTCACTTCTGCAACTGGTGGTCCTAATGGTCCGCTGTCTTCAAGCTTCGTGAGAGCCAAAATGCTGTCAAGTGGGTTTCTTATCCGTCCTTGTGATGGTGGTGGCTCAATTATTCACATTGTTGATCATGTTGACTTGGAT GTCTCAAGTGTTCCTGAAGTCCTCAGGCCTCTCTATGAGTCTTCCAAAATTCTTGCTCAGAAAATGACCGTCGCT GCTCTGAGACATGTGAGGCAAATTGCTCAAGAGACCAGTGGAGAAGTTCAGTATAGTGGTGGACGCCAGCCTGCAGTTTTAAGAACTTTCAGCCAAAGACTCTGCCG TGGTTTCAATGATGCTGTTAATGGTTTTGCGGATGATGGATGGTCTCCAATGAGTAGTGATGGAGCAGAGGATATTACAATCATGATCAACTCTTCCTCTGCTAAATTTGCTGGCTCTCAATATGGTAGCTCATTTCTTCCAAGTTTTGGAAGCGGTGTCCTCTGTGCCAAAGCTTCTATGCTGTTGCAG AATGTTCCACCCCTTGTTCTGATCCGTTTCCTGAGAGAACACCGAGCTGAATGGGCAGACTATGGGGTTGATGCCTATTCTGCTGCATCTCTCAGAGCAACTCCTTTCGCTGTTCCCTGCGTCAGAACTGGTGGGTTCCCAAGTAACCAAGTCATTCTTCCTCTCGCACAGACGCTCGAACATGAAGAG TTCATCGAAGTAGTTAGACTCGGAGGTCATGCTTACTCACCTGAAGACATGGGCTTATCTCGGGATATGTATTTACTGCAG CTTTGCAGCGGCGTTGATGAAAATGTGGTTGGAGGCTGTGCTCAGCTTGTCTTTGCTCCTATCGATGAATCATTTGCTGATGATGCACCTTTGCTTCCTTCTGGTTTTCGTGTCATACCGCTTGAACAAAAAGTGAATCCG AATGACCATCAATCTGCAAGTCGAACACGGGATCTAGCGTCATCTCTAGATGGTTCCACCAAAACCGACTCAGAAACAAACTCCAGATTGGTCTTAACCATAGCCTTCCAGTTTACATATGATAACCATTCAAGAGACAATGTTGCTACAATGGCGAGACAGTATGTGAGGAATGTTGTTGGTTCGATTCAGAGAGTTGCTTTAGCCATCACCCCTCGTCCTGGCTCAATGCAATTTCCCACTTCTCCTGAGGCTCTCACTCTTGTCCGTTGGATCACCCGTAGTTACAG TGCTCATACAGGGGCAGACCTGTTTGGAACTGATTCTCAATCCTGTGGGGGTGACACATTGCTTAAGCAACTCTGGAACCATTCTGATGCCATATTGTGCTGCTCCCTCAAAACCAAC GCCTCACCGGTATTCACATTTGCAAACCAAGCCGGGTTAGACATGCTTGAAACAACGCTGGTGGCACTTCAGGATATAATGCTCGACAAAACTCTCGATGACTCTGGTCGTAAAGCTCTTTGCTCCGAATTCGCTAAGATCATGCAGCAG GGCTATGCTAATCTTCCGGCGGGAATATGTGTGTCGAGCATGGGGAGACCAGTTTCGTATGAGCAAGCGACGGTGTGGAAAGTTGTTGACGACAACGAATCAAACCACTGCTTGGCTTTTATCCTCGTGAATTGGTCATTcgtttga